A genomic region of Caenorhabditis elegans chromosome V contains the following coding sequences:
- the srw-137 gene encoding G-protein coupled receptors family 1 profile domain-containing protein (Predicted), whose translation MISDKYLQIDFPGFEHSTARRLYRIERYLAVFTEKVLSYESIISITCILVNILHSAILTRKSMRNSSINIIMTAVAILDICTFFSELKKIVERFLRDYYDCFQSETYTFVIIETSFQVLQDYSRRCSTWLCFLIALIRTLVIRNPLNQSYQKLAGPALSGFAILGILFLSLPISVVFSLEYELMKSSVPSFCNSTETTYYTVISDMFADNDGYYLKIFSIVNGLVSNIIPCVLFPIVTFLLVVELWKSDKKRKNLSSTANVNDSRKTTRLVFYISITFFIAEFPLGITLGATWFFLDVPGMKSIMSYFYYNFSLLLSANTATHCIVCFFMSSQYRIAAKQVVSCGYLTQKNKATVIQVTHTSSARRQVFKK comes from the exons aTGATTAGTGACAAATatcttcaaattgattttccggGCTTTGAGCATTCTACTGCTCGTCGGCTATACCGAATCGAAAGATATCTGGC AGTTTTCACAGAGAAAGTTCTGTCATATGAGTCTATCATTTCAATTACTTGTATTTTGGTAAACATTTTACATTCTGCAATTCTGACAAGAAAATCTATGAGAAACTCCTCCATAAATATCATTATGACTGCAGTGGCTATTTTAGacatttgcacatttttttcagaactcaaGAAAATCGTCGAGCGATTTCTCCGAGATTATTACGATTGTTTTCAAAGTGAAACATATACTTTTGTAATAATCGAAACTTCGTTTCAAGTCCTCCAAGACTATTCCCGGCGGTGTTCAACGTGGCTTTGCTTTCTCATCGCGCTTATTCGAACACTAGTCATCAGAAATCCTCTGAACCAAAGCTACCAGAAATTAGCCGGTCCTGCCCTCTCTGGTTTTGCAATTCTcggaatattatttttgagtcTTCCGATTTCAGTGGTCTTTTCTCTGGAATATGAACTAATGAAAAGTTCTGTGCCATCATTTTGTAATTCAACTGAAACAACTTACTACACAGTTATATCTGATATGTTTGCGGATAATGATGggtattatttgaaaatattttcaattgttaaCGGGCTCGTTTCAAAT ATAATTCCCTGCGTGCTCTTCCCGATAGTAACTTTCCTATTGGTCGTCGAGCTCTGGAAATCGGataaaaagcgaaaaaatctTTCTTCCACTGCAAATGTAAATGACTCTAGAAAAACTACTAGACTGGTATTCTACATATCTATTACGTTTTTTATCGCCGAATTTCCGCTTGGAATAACATTGGGTGCAACTTGGTTTTTTCTCGATGTTCCTGGAATGAA ATCAATAATGAGTTACTTCTACTACAATTTTTCCTTGCTCCTGTCTGCAAATACAGCTACCCACTGCATAGTTTGCTTCTTCATGTCATCTCAATATCGGATTGCTGCAAAGCAAGTAGTGTCCTGTGGATATTTGACTCAG aaaaacaaaGCAACTGTGATTCAAGTCACTCACACTAGTTCTGCAAGGcgacaagtttttaaaaagtga
- the srh-87 gene encoding Serpentine Receptor, class H (Partially confirmed by transcript evidence), producing MSSLREYYLTNYTTCPRCDTFLCSWQDFSYTSHFLTAFSLPVYLFGGYCILYKSPKEMSTYRIPLFNFHVWTCLADVFLNCLGTPYIFLPTLTGFSVGLLNFLGVPPKIQAWLAFQSLNFMLLSTTILVENRNNAIPFNKFKITRKSTKTIYYLTKLLIGVFYAASFTFFIPANQEEALFKVLRRLPCPSQDFFTASNIFVLCIDDYHIHFLIAFTVLGVVVEVIQILFYLTCCVYYLFFSIRSFTSKTTRKLQIKFLASILLQISIPVLFMLPTAFYIWFAVDFNYYNQALTNLSILHASIHGLISTVAVLIIHHPYRQFVLSYFWKSKPKQPLKNIDIDSVVITQIVIK from the exons ATGTCTAGTCTCCGTGAGTATTACTTAACAAACTATACAACATGTCCAAGATGCGATACGTTTTTGTGCTCTTGGCAAGACTTTTCTTACACTTCCCATTTTTTGACTGCATTTTCACTTCCAGTTTATCTTTTTGGAGGTTACTGTATCCTATACAAAAGCCCAAAGGAAATGTCAACCTATCGAATTCCgcttttcaatttccatgTTTG GACGTGTCTGGCGGATGTGTTTTTGAATTGCCTCGGGACACCATATATATTTCTTCCAACTCTCACGGGATTTTCAGTTGGCTTGTTGAACTTTTTGGGTGTCCCACCGAAAATTCAGGCTTGGCTGGCATTTCAGAGTCTGAATT tcaTGTTATTATCTACAACAATATTGGTAGAAAATCGGAATAACGCAATTCCATTCAACAAGTTCAAAATAACTCGGAAAAGTACGAAAACTATTTACTATCTAACAAAACTACTGATTGGAGTATTTTACGCAGCatcattcacatttttcatacCAGCAAACCAGGAAGAAGCACTCTTTAAAGTTCTCAGACGGCTTCCATGTCCTTCTCAAGACTTTTTCACGGcttccaatatttttgtattgtgCATCGATGATtatcatattcattttttaattgcctTCACAGTATTAGGAGTTGTGGTAGAAgtgattcaaattttgttttacttgACATGTTGTGTCTACTATTTGTTTTTCTCGATTCGTTCGTTTACTTCAAAGACCACGAGAAAGttgcaaattaaatttttggcaagcatacttctacaaatttcaattcctgtTTTGTTCATGTTACCGACCGCTTTTTATATTTGGTTTGCTGttgattttaattattataatCAAG CATTAACCAATTTGTCAATTCTTCATGCTTCAATTCATGGCTTAATATCTACAGTCGCTGTACTCATTATACATCATCCTTATCGGCAGTTCGTTTTGTCATATTTCTGGAAATCTAAACCAAAACAACccttgaaaaatatcgatataGATTCTGTGGTAATTACTCAAATTgttatcaaataa
- the srw-122 gene encoding G-protein coupled receptors family 1 profile domain-containing protein (Predicted) has translation MYISDCTDLEFYYEGIQKSTAKSLCKFEKTFYPFSDKLLAHVNEISISSILINLVHFFILTRKPMRTSSINILMAAVAFFDIFTSLLPIEVLFERYKDIFFECLSLDTYGLVLTKALLTVVKDYSRRCSTWLIFFIAFIRTLIIQNPLSSKYEALGKPKASIIVITGICVATFPISMFKFLENEFIESLPRDSCAPNKTYIVNVLSELFMKNDGVIMEYFYLFNSSISDIVPCILLLIVTCLLVWNLFKTSKKKAKMSSVPNNRNSRGKTGLVLCVAIMFFIVQFPYGLSVGSAGIFILAPGAHNMLNQFGYIFSMLITLNTCTHLFVCLFMSSQYRSTTIHVFTCGCIYPKTRMSSGTRIISSPLNNFKQL, from the exons ATGTATATATCGGATTGCACTGATCTTGAATTCTACTACgaaggaattcaaaaatcgacgGCAAAATCACTTTGCAAATTcgagaaaacatttta TCCATTTTCTGACAAACTTCTTGCCCATGTGAACGAAATATCAATATCAagtattttgataaatctaGTTCACTTTTTCATTCTCACAAGGAAACCAATGAGAACATCTTCAATTAATATATTAATGGCGGCAGTtgcatttttcgatatttttaccTCTTTGCTACCAATTGAAGTATTATTTGAGCGGTATAAggacatattttttgaatgcttGTCCTTAGACACATATGGTTTAGTTCTAACTAAAGCATTGCTCACTGTAGTGAAGGATTACTCAAGAAGATGCTCAACATGgctcatattttttattgcctTTATTCGAACACTAATAATCCAGAATCCATTAAGCTCAAAGTATGAGGCACTCGGCAAACCTAAAGCATCAATTATTGTGATTACTGGTATTTGTGTAGCAACGTTCccaatttcaatgtttaaattccttgaaaatgaatttattgagAGCCTGCCTCGTGATTCCTGTGCTCCAAACAAAACTTATATTGTTAACGTTTTGTCTGaactttttatgaaaaacgaCGGCGTCATaatggaatatttttatttgttcaacTCGTCTATTTCAGAT ATAGTTCCTTGCATTTTGCTTCTGATCGTTACATGCCTACTTGTATGGAACTTATTCAAAACCAGtaaaaagaaagcaaaaatgTCATCTGTACCAAACAATAGGAATTCTCGTGGAAAAACTGGACTAGTGTTATGCGTAGCAATTATGTTTTTCATAGTCCAGTTTCCATATGGACTAAGCGTGGGTAGTGCGGGGATCTTCATACTTGCACCCGGTGCACA CAACATGCTTAATCAATTTGGATATATTTTCTCTATGTTAATAACATTGAACACATGCACTCATCTCTTTGTTTGTCTATTTATGTCCTCCCAGTATCGAAGTACAACTATTCACGTCTTCACCTGTGGATGTATCTACCCT aaaacaagaATGTCAAGCGGAACTCGAATCATTTCATCGCcgttaaacaattttaagcAGCTTTGA